In Trichoderma asperellum chromosome 1, complete sequence, a single window of DNA contains:
- a CDS encoding uncharacterized protein (EggNog:ENOG41) — protein MHTRDSKARKTIIRMDPDCAICHAPASMACDCEAKGLEVAVKQAEERMMRSIYSDIRSWVRAHAQDYILEYFRQLAERRKTAHSAHLDHITAHAFYHYNAPPHPNQIAEAQATLKRGIDEDWQASVQRYPEVLEYFYSLIELTLPADDEAAVKNPPLTAPPRKPTRRAGSISASAGTPAPPPAIAPPSQFHDREALMERRTPAPAAASRDRRTFRPPPPQHHPSSSYYAPFG, from the exons ATGCACACCAGAGATTCCAAGGCGCGCAAGACCATCATCAGGATGGATCCGGACTGCGCCATCTGCCATGCTCCGGCCTCGATGGCCTGTGACTGCGAGGCAAAAGGCCTCGAAGTGGCTGTTAAACAGGCCGAGGAACGCATGATGCGATCCATATATAGTGACATACG TTCGTGGGTAAGGGCCCATGCTCAAGATTACATACTTGAGTATTTCCGTCAACTCGCTGAGCGACGAAAGACGGCCCACTCGGCTCATCTTGATCACATCACTGCCCACGCCTTCTACCATTACAATGCGCCGCCACACCCAAACCAAATTGCTGAGGCTCAGGCCACCCTGAAGCGAGGCATTGATGAAGATTGGCAGGCCAGCGTCCAACGTTACCCCGAGGTCCTCGAGTATTTCTACAGCCTCATCGAGCTCACCCTTCCCGCAGACGATGAGGCAGCCGTGAAAAATCCTCCATTGACTGCTCCTCCTCGAAAGCCGACCCGTCGAGCCGGCTCAATCAGCGCCAGTGCTGGCACTCCTGCCCCTCCTCCAGCCATAGCTCCTCCATCACAATTTCATGACCGTGAGGCTCTTATGGAGCGTCGCACTCCTgccccagctgctgcatcaCGAGATCGAAGGACATTcaggccgccaccaccacagcaCCACCCATCTTCATCGTATTACGCACCTTTTGGATAA